GACCGCGCTGCCGCGGACGCCGCGGGCAAGCACCCGGTGACCTGGCAGGACCTCACCGACGTGTGCCAGGAGCTGGTCGAGGCCTACCCTGCCGCGTGGTCCCGGCAGGCCACCGAGGACCACCAGGAGCTGGTGCACTCGGTGGTGGCGCTGCTGCGCAGGCTCGGTCTGCTGCAGGACGCGGGCGGGAGCTGGCTGCTCAGCCCGGCCGCGCACCGCTGGCTGCCGCAACCGGACGCCACCCCGGCCCCGGGCCGGGAGCCGGAACCACCCGCCCCCGAGCCGGTGGGCTGGTCCTTGTTCGACGAGATCGACGAGATGCGAGGGGAACAGCGGTGAGCGACGAGAGCACCGGGACCGGGGCGAACCGCTGGCGGCTGCACCGCGGCGGGATCGTCAACATCTGGCAGTACGCCGAGACGACCTTCGACCTCGACGGCGGGCGGGCGATCTTCCAGGGCACCAACGGCTCCGGCAAGTCCCGCACCCTGGAGCTGCTGCTGCCGCTGTGCCTGGACGGCGACCTGCGGCAGCTGGGCTCCAAGGGCTTCGACACGGTCAGCATCCGGCGGCTGATGCTCGACGAGTACCCGGGCGGCCCGAACCGGATCGGCTACGCCTGGATCGAGCTGCGCCGCGAAACCGCCGACGGCGGCGAGGAATTCCTCACCTGCGGCGTCGGCGTGAAGGCGTCCAAGACCTCGCAGTCGATCAGCGACTCGTGGCGGTTCATCACCAGCCGCCGCGTCGGCATCAACCTCTACCTGGTCGGCGCGGACCGGGTGCCGCTGGGCTCGGCGCAGCTGCGCGACCTGCTCGGCGCCGACTGCGTGCTCGACGACCAGGCGTTCCGCGCCAAGGTCGCGGCCACCGTCTACGGCGTGCCCGCCGCCCGCTACGGCGACCTGCTGCACCTGCAGCGCACGCTGCGCAACCCCGACGTCGGGCTGAAGGTGCTGGAGGGGCAGCTGGAGCAGATCCTCTCCGACGCGCTGCCGCCGCTGGACGCCGCGCTGATCGAGCGGCTGGCCACCTCGTTCGACGACCTGGAGTCGATCCGGGAGAACATCGTCCGGCTGACCGGCGCGGACAAGGCGCTCACCGCGTTCCTGTCGACCTACTCCGGCTACGCGTTCGGCGCGCTGCGCGACCGGGCCGAGGCGATGCGCACCGCCCAGCAGCGGCTCCGCGCGCTGCGCAAGGAGCTGACCGGCCTGGAGAAGCAGGTCGGCGGGAAGCAGCAGGACCGGGAGACCGCGGAGCGGACGATCGCCGAGCTGGAGCAGCGCGAGGCCGAGCTGGAGTCCAGCATCGACGCCCTGCGCTCCCACCCGGCCTACTCCGAGCTGCAGAACCTGCGCGACCGCGAGCAGCTGGTGGAGAGCGCCCGCAGCTCGGCGGTCTCCGCGCTGGACACCGCCGCCAAGCACCGCGCGCAGGAGCACCGGTCGGCGGAGTCGGTCGTGGGCGTGCTGCGGCGGCTCTCCGGGGACGCCGAGGCAGCCGGTCAGGCGGCTCAGCGGGCGGCGCAGCAGTTGTCGACCGCCGGGCTGGACGGGTCGCTGGTGAGGCGACCGCCGGTGATCCCGGTCGCGGAGCTGCGCGCCGAGCAGGCCGAGGTGCGGACTTCGGCGGAACCGGATGCCGTCGCGCAGGAGGTGCAGCGCGCCGTCGCACCGCAGCTGGACGCGGAGGCGATCGCCGCGGAATTCCGCGCTGTGGTGGCGGATTCGCAGCAGCTCGCGGCCACCGCGCGACAGCGTTCGGCGCTGACGCTCGCCCTGCACCAGCAGGCCGTGGAGCTCGACGCCGAGCAGGACAAGGTCGCCGAGCTGCAACGGCTGGCCCGGCAGGCTCAGCTGACCGCGACCGAAGCCGCCGGGCGGCGCAACCAGGCGCAGCAGGAGCTCGCCGACGCGGCCGCGGTCTGGGTGGAGCGGGCGCAGAAGTGGGTGACCGAATGGCCCTCCGCAGTGGAGGATCCGGCGCCGGAACCGCCTGCCGCCGAGGAACTCGCCGAGAACCGCACCGCGACGCGGGGCGCCCGCGAGCAGGCGCGGCGCTGGGCGCGACCGCAGCTGCACGAAGCGCGCCGCCAGGTCTCCGCCGTCGAGCAGGAGATCACCGAGCTGCGCGTGGATTCCCGCACCCGCGAACAGGAGCTCGCCGAGCTCCGCGCCGGTCACGAGCAGACACCGGGCCGTCCCGCCTGGGCCGAAGCCGAGCGGAACCCGGAGCAGGGCCGCGCCTTCTACGAGCTGGTCGACTTCCGGCCGTCCCTGACCGCCGACGAGCGGGCGGGGCTGGAAGCGGCGCTGCAGTCCAGCGGCCTGCTCAACGCGTGGGTCACCGCCGACGGCGCGGTTCCCGGGCTGGCCGACCTGCTCGCCGAACCCGCGGACGCGGGCAGCGGTGCCACGCTCGCCGACCTGCTCTCCCCTGCCGCCGTGACCGACTGCCCGGTGCCGCCGGAGCGGGTCGCCGCGCTGCTGGCCGCGGTGTCGACCGACGGCAGCGCAGGGCTTTCGGTGTCCGCCGACGGCAGCTGGCGCGCCGGCGTGCTCTCCGGCGCGTGGCGCAAGAACGCCGCGGAGTACGTCGGAGCGGGCGCCCGCGAAGCGGCCCGCGCGCGGCGCATCGCGGAGCTGGAGGAGGACCTGTCGCGGCTGCGCGCCGAGGTCGGCGAAGCCGAGCGGCGCCACCACGAGGCCTCCGAGCACGCGGCGGAGCTGGAGCAGCACCTGGAGTCCTACCCGGACGACGGTGACCTGCTGACCGCGCACGCGAAGCTGACCACCGCGATCGAGGCCGCCGCCGACAGCGAGCAGAAGGTGGTGCAGCTGCGCGAGCAGCACGAAAGCGCCGACCAGCGCTGGCAGGCGGCGCACGCCGAGCTGGTGCGCTCGGCGGGCGAGGCGGATCTGCCCGCCGACACCCGGGCGCTCGACGCGGCGAACCGGGCCGCCATCGACGCCCGCGGCGGGATCGACGCGCTGTGCGAGGCGATCGAGTCGCGCTGCCTGCCGACGCTGGCCGACCTGCAGGAGATCTCGCTGCACCACGACGTCGCCATCGCCGACCGGATGGAGGCCGAATCCCAGGCCGAGCGGCGCTGTGCCGCCTACGCCGAGCAGGCGAGCGGGCTGGCCGAGCTGACCTCGGCGGTCGGCGGTGAGGCGCAGGAGATCTCCGACAAGGTGAGCGCGTTCGAGCGCGAACGCGCCGACCTGCGCAAGCAGCTGCCGCAGGCGCGGGAGCAGATCAGCTCGCTGCGCGAGGCCGCGGCGCGGCTGGAAACCCAGCTGGAGAACAAGCAGGCGCAGCTGCCGGGCCGCGAGCACGACGCGTCCTCGGCGACCGAGACCTTCCAGCAGGCGCTGCGCATCCCCGGCCTGTGGTCGGCCGCCGAGGTCGGCGAGGAACTGCCCGGCGAGCTCGACGAAGCCGCCGCGCTGCTCACCGCCGCCGAGCGGCGCGGATCGTCGGAGGCCACCGTGCTCAACCGACTGCAAACGCTGCAGCACTCGCTGAGCGGCAACTACGACATCACCGCCGCCGACCAGCACGGTCTGCTCACCGTGACGGTGACCGGCGAGGAGGGGCCGCAGCCGGTGGCCGAGGCGGCGCGCCGGGTCGGCGAACGGCTCGGCGAGCAGCGTGGCTACCTCAACGAGCGCTACCAGTCGATCTTCGCCGACTACCTGATCCGCGACCTCGCCGAACGCCTGCGCGGGCAGATGTCCATCGCCGAGGACCTGTGCAAGCGGATGAACGAGGTGCTCGACGGGGCCCGCTCCAGCCAGGGCGTGCACGTCCAGCTGGACTGGCAGCCGTCGGCCGCGCTGGGCGACGACATCAAGCAGGCCATCGACCTGGTGCGCACCCCGTTCGCGGACCGCAGCGACGACCAGGACGCCCTGCTGCGCCGGGTGTTCACCGACCTCATCGAGGCCGAGCGGGACAGCACCTCGGGCGGCTACGCGGAGATCCTGGCGCGAGCGCTGGACTACCGCTCGTGGTTCGCCTTCACCGTGCGGGTCCGCGACACCGGGCCGGACGGCAAGCCGCGGGTGCGGCGCCTGCGCCAGCTCTCCTCCGGCGAAACGCGCCTGATCTCCTACGTGACGCTGTTCGCGGCCGCGGCGGCGTTCTACGACGCGGTCAGCGTGTCCTCCGACGGCCGCGGCCCGCTGCGGCTGGTGCTGCTGGACGAGGCGTTCGAGCGCCTGGACGACCCGACGATCGCGCGGATGCTGGGCCTGCTGGTGGACCTGGACATGGACTGGCTGATCACCTGGCCCAGCGGCTGGGGCGTCTCGCCGAAGATCCCGAAGATGCACATCTACGACGTCCTCCGCCCCCGCAGCGGCCACGGGATCGCCTGCACGCACACGACCTGGACCGGCACCGCCCTGCACCGGGCGGACGCCTGACTGGCCTCTCTGGAGGAAGGGTGGTGACCCCGAGAGGGGTCGTGACCCCTGAAGGAGGGGTGGTGAACCTCTGCGATTTCGGTTGAAATCGGCTTCTCGTCACCGCGGGCTCCGTCGGAACGGCAACAGATCCGATTTCAATTGAAATCGCTGCACCGCTCAAGGCGACCACCACCGCTTTGAACCCGACGCAACCCCGTGCGCAGCCGTACGACCTCCCACGACGTCCGACCGGTATCGCCGCTGAGGGATCAGCGGTGATACCGGGGAGACCTGGTCATGCGGCCCGGAGCGGGGCCGGGGTTTGGGTTCAAAGCGGTGGGTGGTTGCCCTGGCAGGTGTAGCGATTTCAATTGAAATTGGATTCGTCACGTCTCCGACGGAGCCTGCGGTGCAGAGATCCAATTCCAACCGAAATCGCGGAGGTTCCCCACTGTTCGATCAGTGCCGTCGTCCGGCGTGCGGTGCCCGCCTCTCGGAGCCCCCTGGTGGGCCCTGGGCGGCTCTCACTCATCATGTCTCTGGGGGCTGGTGAGCAGGGAGGTTGTGCGATGGGGGTCGTGGACGAGGTTCGCGCGGTGTGGGGCGTTGCTGCGCTGCGCGGTTTGTGGGAGCAGGCGCGGGAAGCGCTGGAGTCACCGAAGCCGCCGGCGACGTTCCGGCTGGAGTTGCCCGATGCCGAGGCGCAGCGGCTCGTCGGCGAGGTGTACGGGCGGCCGATGGTGGGGCGGGGAACGCGGATCAGCGTGTCCAAATTGGACGATGCGGTGCGTGGGAGCCGGTTCGGCTTGGGGCTGGCGGAAGTCCTGGAGATCCTGCACGAGCGACCGGTGGTCCAGCGCGAGTCGGATTCCCCGGACGCACAGCGAGAACCCGAGCCGCTGCGCGCGGCGTTGATGGCACACGGGCTCGCGGAGACCGGTTGGGCCGTGCCGTGGATGCAGTGGATCCAGCAGTACGGGCGCGTGGCAGCGGACGAACTTCCCGCCATCGCGCGGAGCGCGGCTGGAGTCCTGTCCGCGCTCGCGCTGGATCGCGCGCCCGCGGCCTGGGTTTCGCGTGGTGAACTCGCCGCTCGATTCGGGGATTCGCACCAGCTCGACAGCGGCACGACTCTGAGCCGGGTCGTGCTCAAGGCCGCTGCCCTGGCCCACGGAGTCGAGTCACCTGGGAACGAGCGGGAGCGGCGGGCGCTGTGGGAGCGCTGCGGCGTCACCCTCGACGCGGTGTCCGCGAGCGTGCTGACCTGGGCGTTGCCGCTGGTCGGCGACGATTCCTGGTCGAGCGGTGTCCGGCAGCGGTCCGCGATCGGTCTGCCCACGCACCTGACCCACCTCGACCTGCGCACGGCTCCGGCACGGCTCGTCGAGCCCGGTACCGCCGTCGCGGTGTGCGAGAGCCCGCGCGTGCTGGAATCCGCCGTGCAGGAACGCATCGACCACCCCGTGGTGTGCGTGTCCGGCCACCCGACGACGGTCGCGCTGGCCCTGCTGGACCGGCTGACCACCGAGGGCGCGACCCTGCACCACCACGGCGATTTCGACTGGGCCGGCATCGGCATCACCCGGTCCCTCTGGGAGCACCACCGCGCCCGGCCCTGGCGGATGTCGTCCGGCGACTACCGCGAGGCGCTCGACCGCGCGGCCGCGGACCGCACCGACCTGCCGAACCTCGTCGGCGCCGCGCTGGAGACGCCGTGGGATCCGGCGCTGGCCGAGCTGATGTCCACCGCGGCCCGCGCCGTCGAGGAGGAGGTCGTGCTGCCGAGCCTGCTCGCCGACCTCCGGGCCGGGCTCACAGCAGCTGGTACATGACGTGCAGGCCGACGTAGCCGTGCGCCGGGTGGTGGAAGGCCTGCGGGAGCGTCGCGACGATCTCCATGCCCAGTGACCGCCACAGCGCGACCGCCCTGGTGTTGGTCTCCACCACGGCGTTGAACTGCATGGCGCGGAAGCCGTCGGTCCGCGCCTGGTCCAGCACGTGACGTCCCAGCGCCCGCCCGGCACCGCGCCCGGCGTGCGCCGCGTCGACCATGAAGCTCGCGGTCGCCACATGACCGGCCGGGCCCTCGTGGTTCGGCCCGGACACCGCGGTGCCGAGCACCGTGCCGTCGTCGTCGACCGCCACCACCGTGCGACCGGGCAGCTCCGGGAACCACCGCTCCCGGGCCCGTTCCTCCGAGATGTCCCGGTCCCAGGAGAACGTCTCCCCCGCCGTCACGATGTCCCGCATGAACGGCCAGATCGCCGACCAGTCGTCGAGGCGCGCTGCACGAATCCGCATGGCAGCAGCTTCACCCGCGGGGCCGCCCGGCCGCCAGTCATTTTCGCCACCGCCGCACGACGAGTTGCCGTCCGCGATCTGCGGTAGCTTTCGCCCATGTCATCGGTCGTCGTGGAGTTCTCGGCGCGGGAGCCGCAGCGGCTCGCGCGGTGGTGGGCCGACGTGCTCGGCTGGAACCTCGACGCCGGGTCCGGAACCGCGGTGCACCCGGGCGGCGCGGGCGTGGAGCTGCGGTTCGTGCCGGGCGCGGTGGCGAAGACCGCCAAGAACGGCGTGCACCTGGACCTGCGCAGCGAGTCGCACGACGACCAGACCAAGCTCGTCGAGCGGCTGTTCAACGCGGGCGCCCGGTTCGCCGACATCGACCAGAGCAGCGACGTGCCCTGGGTGGTGATGGCCGACATCGAGGGCAACGAGCTCTGCGTGCTCGAACCCCGCAAGATCTACGAGCGCACCGGCCCGATCGCCGCGATCGTGGTCGACACCCCCGACCCGCGCTCGCTGGCCCGCAGCTGGGCCGAGACCACGGGCATGGACCTCGCCACCGACAGCGCCGAATTCGCCTCCCTCCACCCGGCCTCCGGCGAAGGCCCTCACCTGGAGTTCCTCGCCGCGGAATCCGGTCCCACCGGAATGCTCCGCATCCTCCCCGCCTGACCCGACGAGGCCGACCACGTAATTTCCATTGAAATCAGACCCGCAATTTCAATGGAAGTTGCGGACCCCTCCGGCGTGTCGGGCACCCGACACACCGACGGCGCGTCGGGCATCGCGCGATTTCAATGGAAATCAGACGTCTGATTTCCATTGAAATCGCACCACCACCGGACGCAGCACCGGGCCGAGGCACCGTCCGGACGGGTACCGGCAGTGTCGTTGGCCTGCGGTTCTCTTCGGCAGCACGGGTCGGGCGGAGTGCCCGAGTCTCGGGGCGGGCCGAGGTCAGCGGCGGGCTGGTTCGATGATGCGGATTCCGTGGAGGCGGCGGATGAAGTCCGCGCCGAATGCCGTGGACGGCGTGTGGGCACCCGGTTCCGGCGGTTCGGACTGCAGGGCGTTGACCGCGCGCAGGACCGAGTCCGCCGTGAGGTCGTAGGTGTCCGGGCCAAGCAAGGCCGCGCAGACGCTGCGGCCGGAGGCGTCGGTGGCCTCGGCGTACACCTCGACCCAGCTGCGCGACCGGGCGGTGTGGCCGGGTCCGCGCACGACAGCGCCGATCGCCGCTTTGCCCAGCCGCTGCACCACGTGCGTGCGCATCAGCGCTTGGGACAGCCGGCTCGACCGCGTGCCCGCCAGGTCCAGGCCCGGCAGGTGGGCGAAGGTGGTGATGTTGCCGATCCCGGTGCTGCGGTAGGCCGTGCTCACATCGCCCCAGGGCAGCGAGGTGACCCGCCGCGGGCCGGACGGGAACGGCACCTCGCGCCGCCGCCAGCCCATCGGCACCACTCGCACTTCGCCGTCGATGCGGGCGCGACCGCCCAGCGCCGCGCCCTCCAGCGCGCTCTTCAGCGTGCCGCCGCTGATCCCGCCGCTGGCGTGGAACGCGAGGTCCAGGTGGGTCGCGGTGGGCAGCTCGGCGGCGACCATCGCGGCCAGGCAATCGGTCGGCACCACGTCGAAACCGGCACCGGGCAGCAGCACCGACCCGGCGCTGCGGGCCTGCTCGTGCCGCGCGAACACCGCCTCGAACACGTCGATCTCACCGGTGATGTCCAGGTAGTGCACGCCGTTTCGCAGGCAGCCGTCGACCATCGCCTCCGAGGTCGCGGAGAAGGGGCCGGCGCAGTGCGCGACGACGTCAACGCCCTGCAGACCGGCGTCCACCGCGGCGGGATCGGCGAGGTCGAAGGTGCGGTGGGGCAGCCCGCGCGGGGCGGCCACCGCGGCGACCTTCGCCGGATCGCGACCGGCCAGCACCGGGCGTTCCCCGCGATCGACCGCCAGGTCGGCGACCAGCCTGCCGGTGTAGCCGCTCGCGCCGTAGATCATCCAGGTCATCGCGATCCTCTCCGTGTTGCGCCGAACGTCCTGCTAACGAACACCGTTCAGGGGCGTCACGGGTTGCCGGGAGTTTCTTCGATCACCCTGGCGGGTGTCATCGCAGCGGGCGGCCGAGCGCGGTGGCGATCGCGTTCGCGGCTTCCCGCATCCGGTGCAGGGGTTTGTCCGGCACCGGTTGGTCGACCGGGGCTCGGACGGTGGTCAGCGAGATCGCCGCGCCCAGCTGTCCGGTCGCGTCCGGGATCGCGACGCCGATGCAGTGCACCAGTGGCTCGAACTCGGCCTGGTCGGTCGCGTAGCCGAGGCGGGCGACCGTCGCGAGGTGTTCTCGGAACTCGGCCGGGTCGGTGATGGTGCGCTCGGTGAAGCGGGTGAAGGTGTGCGCGGCCAGCAGGCGGTCGCAGTGCGGTGCGGGCAGCGCGGCCAGGATCACCTTGCTGGCCGCCGCGGTGTGCAGCGGAACCGCTCGCCCGATGCGCGACCAGGTGCGGATCGTCGCCGCGCCCTCGATCTTGTCCACGTAGACGATCTGGTCGTCGACCAGCTGGGCCAGGTGCACCGTCGCGCGGGTCGCATCGGCGAGCGCGATCAGGTGCGGGCGGGCCAGGACCCGCAGGTCCATCTCGTCGAGCACCTGCTGGCCGAGCTCCACCAAGCGCAGCCCGAGCCGGTACCGGTTGTCCGGCCCGCGGGCGATCAGCCCGCCGTCGGCCAGCGGTTGCACCATGCGCAGCGCGGACGAGCTGTGCACGCCCAGCTCCCGCGCCAGCTCAGCGATCGTCTTGGGCGCCGCGGCGAGGGATTCGAGCACGTGAACCGCCTTGGCGACCGTCTTGGACATCCCCACCCCCTCCAGGGCTGCAAGATTAACAGACCTATTGCACATATTGCACAGTCGCCGAGATGTGACCGCGATTCATATTCGTCGGAATCGAGAGGGAATTGCGCGGACCAAGACCAGGACGACACGCCGAAAAGCCTTACTCGGTCGGGTGAAAAACTTCTCCCCACTCGACCCCGAATTGACAGCCATCACGCCGGGTGATCGACTCCCGATGCCCCTGACGGCAATTCGGCAGACGGAAAGAAGGCATCGGAATGCGACGTTCACCCGTCCTGTTCAGCATTGCGGCCGCACTCACCGCGTTCGCGATCGCTCCCGCGGTCCCGGCGATCGCCGCCCCCGAACAAGCCCCGGCGTGCGCGCTCTTCGCCTACCAACCGACGCGCGAGGGCAACACGCTGGTGGCCAACGGCGGGCGCACCGGCTGCCTGAACACGGCGACGGTCAACGTCCGCATCGTGGTGTCCCAGAAGGACGCCGCGCCCAAGGTGATCGGCGAGCTGGCGCAGAGCGGCACCGAGATCAACCTGACCACGAAGGCCCCGTGCAACACCGGCGCCACCGTCGAGGTCTACACGGAAACGGTCAGCTCCACCGGAGCCACCTACCGCTCCTCTTCAACCACATTCGAGAAGTGCTGATTCTTTGGTTCTTCGCATCTCGTTCTGCGTGGCGGTGCGGGTAGCGGAACCTCAGCGCCCGCCTGGACTCCGGGTGCCCGGCCTTATGTATGACCGCGGTCACTGTTCACCACCGAAAGCGGCTTCGCCGCTTGCCTGACGATTCAGGATTGCGCTTGCGACTCTCCACTTCTGCTTCCCGCCACAGGTAACGAGAACCGAAAGCGCATGCGCCGCAGGTGAATTGCTCGCCTGCGGCGCGTGCTGCGGTCACTCTCCCTCAGAGGAGGGCGAGTGCCGCGTCGACGACCAGCCAGGTCCCGAAGATCGCGAAGAGGGCCGCCGCTCCGTAGCGGATCAGCCGCTCCGGCAGGTGCTTGCCGAGCAGCAGGCCGATGCCGATGGCCAGCGCGTCGGCCACCACCATGCCGATCGTCGAGCCGATCCA
This portion of the Saccharopolyspora antimicrobica genome encodes:
- a CDS encoding TIGR02680 family protein, producing MSDESTGTGANRWRLHRGGIVNIWQYAETTFDLDGGRAIFQGTNGSGKSRTLELLLPLCLDGDLRQLGSKGFDTVSIRRLMLDEYPGGPNRIGYAWIELRRETADGGEEFLTCGVGVKASKTSQSISDSWRFITSRRVGINLYLVGADRVPLGSAQLRDLLGADCVLDDQAFRAKVAATVYGVPAARYGDLLHLQRTLRNPDVGLKVLEGQLEQILSDALPPLDAALIERLATSFDDLESIRENIVRLTGADKALTAFLSTYSGYAFGALRDRAEAMRTAQQRLRALRKELTGLEKQVGGKQQDRETAERTIAELEQREAELESSIDALRSHPAYSELQNLRDREQLVESARSSAVSALDTAAKHRAQEHRSAESVVGVLRRLSGDAEAAGQAAQRAAQQLSTAGLDGSLVRRPPVIPVAELRAEQAEVRTSAEPDAVAQEVQRAVAPQLDAEAIAAEFRAVVADSQQLAATARQRSALTLALHQQAVELDAEQDKVAELQRLARQAQLTATEAAGRRNQAQQELADAAAVWVERAQKWVTEWPSAVEDPAPEPPAAEELAENRTATRGAREQARRWARPQLHEARRQVSAVEQEITELRVDSRTREQELAELRAGHEQTPGRPAWAEAERNPEQGRAFYELVDFRPSLTADERAGLEAALQSSGLLNAWVTADGAVPGLADLLAEPADAGSGATLADLLSPAAVTDCPVPPERVAALLAAVSTDGSAGLSVSADGSWRAGVLSGAWRKNAAEYVGAGAREAARARRIAELEEDLSRLRAEVGEAERRHHEASEHAAELEQHLESYPDDGDLLTAHAKLTTAIEAAADSEQKVVQLREQHESADQRWQAAHAELVRSAGEADLPADTRALDAANRAAIDARGGIDALCEAIESRCLPTLADLQEISLHHDVAIADRMEAESQAERRCAAYAEQASGLAELTSAVGGEAQEISDKVSAFERERADLRKQLPQAREQISSLREAAARLETQLENKQAQLPGREHDASSATETFQQALRIPGLWSAAEVGEELPGELDEAAALLTAAERRGSSEATVLNRLQTLQHSLSGNYDITAADQHGLLTVTVTGEEGPQPVAEAARRVGERLGEQRGYLNERYQSIFADYLIRDLAERLRGQMSIAEDLCKRMNEVLDGARSSQGVHVQLDWQPSAALGDDIKQAIDLVRTPFADRSDDQDALLRRVFTDLIEAERDSTSGGYAEILARALDYRSWFAFTVRVRDTGPDGKPRVRRLRQLSSGETRLISYVTLFAAAAAFYDAVSVSSDGRGPLRLVLLDEAFERLDDPTIARMLGLLVDLDMDWLITWPSGWGVSPKIPKMHIYDVLRPRSGHGIACTHTTWTGTALHRADA
- a CDS encoding TIGR02679 family protein; this translates as MGVVDEVRAVWGVAALRGLWEQAREALESPKPPATFRLELPDAEAQRLVGEVYGRPMVGRGTRISVSKLDDAVRGSRFGLGLAEVLEILHERPVVQRESDSPDAQREPEPLRAALMAHGLAETGWAVPWMQWIQQYGRVAADELPAIARSAAGVLSALALDRAPAAWVSRGELAARFGDSHQLDSGTTLSRVVLKAAALAHGVESPGNERERRALWERCGVTLDAVSASVLTWALPLVGDDSWSSGVRQRSAIGLPTHLTHLDLRTAPARLVEPGTAVAVCESPRVLESAVQERIDHPVVCVSGHPTTVALALLDRLTTEGATLHHHGDFDWAGIGITRSLWEHHRARPWRMSSGDYREALDRAAADRTDLPNLVGAALETPWDPALAELMSTAARAVEEEVVLPSLLADLRAGLTAAGT
- a CDS encoding GNAT family N-acetyltransferase; this encodes MRIRAARLDDWSAIWPFMRDIVTAGETFSWDRDISEERARERWFPELPGRTVVAVDDDGTVLGTAVSGPNHEGPAGHVATASFMVDAAHAGRGAGRALGRHVLDQARTDGFRAMQFNAVVETNTRAVALWRSLGMEIVATLPQAFHHPAHGYVGLHVMYQLL
- a CDS encoding VOC family protein translates to MSSVVVEFSAREPQRLARWWADVLGWNLDAGSGTAVHPGGAGVELRFVPGAVAKTAKNGVHLDLRSESHDDQTKLVERLFNAGARFADIDQSSDVPWVVMADIEGNELCVLEPRKIYERTGPIAAIVVDTPDPRSLARSWAETTGMDLATDSAEFASLHPASGEGPHLEFLAAESGPTGMLRILPA
- a CDS encoding saccharopine dehydrogenase family protein, with translation MTWMIYGASGYTGRLVADLAVDRGERPVLAGRDPAKVAAVAAPRGLPHRTFDLADPAAVDAGLQGVDVVAHCAGPFSATSEAMVDGCLRNGVHYLDITGEIDVFEAVFARHEQARSAGSVLLPGAGFDVVPTDCLAAMVAAELPTATHLDLAFHASGGISGGTLKSALEGAALGGRARIDGEVRVVPMGWRRREVPFPSGPRRVTSLPWGDVSTAYRSTGIGNITTFAHLPGLDLAGTRSSRLSQALMRTHVVQRLGKAAIGAVVRGPGHTARSRSWVEVYAEATDASGRSVCAALLGPDTYDLTADSVLRAVNALQSEPPEPGAHTPSTAFGADFIRRLHGIRIIEPARR
- a CDS encoding IclR family transcriptional regulator, with amino-acid sequence MSKTVAKAVHVLESLAAAPKTIAELARELGVHSSSALRMVQPLADGGLIARGPDNRYRLGLRLVELGQQVLDEMDLRVLARPHLIALADATRATVHLAQLVDDQIVYVDKIEGAATIRTWSRIGRAVPLHTAAASKVILAALPAPHCDRLLAAHTFTRFTERTITDPAEFREHLATVARLGYATDQAEFEPLVHCIGVAIPDATGQLGAAISLTTVRAPVDQPVPDKPLHRMREAANAIATALGRPLR